Part of the Bacillus cabrialesii genome is shown below.
TTAATGCCGCCTATTAAATCCGTCTGCACTTCATTTCTGATTCTCAGTGAAGCGACTCCGGCTTTTTTTGCAAACACTTGTGATAATGATAACATTTCTGCTTCCGTCAGCGGTTTCACTGAATATACGGTCGCATCTTCTATTTGACGAGCCTCATTTGCGAGTTTGATAAACTCATCTGCGAGTTCAGACACAATCGCGGCACGATGGCGGTCAATCAAAAGAAAAATCGTATTGAGCACAGACTGTGACAAAGAGCCAAAAGCATTCTGAATCAGCTCTTTTTTCTTCGCAGCCGGCACCTTCGGATGGTTTAACACATCATTAAGCGCTTTTTCATTTTGAAATACTTGTTTTACAACAGTTAGCTCTTCTTCTACTTGATTCAGCTGAGCGGACTCATTGGCTATATCAAAAAGAGCTGACGCATATCGTTTAGAGACAGCTGATCCACTCATCGGCTTTCTCCTACCTCTTTAAGATAGTCCTGGATTAGTTTCTCTTGAGCTTGTTCATCCAGTTCTTTTTCGATCACTTTCGACGCAATCATGACAGAAAGAGACGCTACTTGCTCGCGGAGAGCAGAAACCGCCTGTTCTTTTTCCTTCACGATTTCAGTTCTTGCTGCTTCTTTCAGACGTTCAGATTCTGCACGCGCAGCCTGAATAATCTCTTCTTTTTGCTTCTCTCCCAGTTTCTTTGCGTTTTCGATAAGAGTTTGGGATTCCTGTCTTGCTTCTTTTAAAAGAACGCGCTGCTCTTCAATCAGCTGCTGCGCTTCTTTATTTTTTTCTTCAGCAGACGTAATTTCTCCAGCGATGTGGTCTTCACGCTGTTTCATTATGTTTAATAGCGGCCCTAAAGCGTATTTCTTCAGAAGCGCTAATAAGATTAACATAGCTAACAGTTGGAACAGGATATCTCCGCCGTTAAACGACAATCCTAGTTCAAGTGGTAATTGAGACATCTACTACGGCAACTCCCTTCTGCAGGTTTTTCTTTGCTGATCCAGCAGCCGCACTTGTCTCTTTTCAGCCGGCAAGGCGGGTTGCTTATCAGACATAAAGCAATGGCGAAGGTTCTCTTGGAATGATCTTCGCCATTTTTAGTTCATATAAGGCTTTTATGCTTAGCCAAAGAACGCTAAGAATGCGATAACGACAGCGATAATAGGAAGGGCTTCAACTAATGCGATACCCATGAACATAAGTGTTCTAAGTTCTTTACCTGCTTCCGGCTGACGGGCAATCCCCTCTACCGTACGTGAAACAATCAAACCGTTACCAATACCTGCACCAAGTGCGCCTAAACCAATTGCAATCGCAGCTGCTATTAAATTCATGAAAAAGTTCCTCCTTTAAAATGTTATCCGTTTGGATATAATGTTTTAATGATCATGACTGATTTTATGAGACATGTACACCATCGTCAGCATTGTAAAGATAAACGCTTGGATGGCACCTATAAATAAACTGAATGCTTGCCATGCCAGCATCGGCAGAATGGCGCCGATTGTACCAACAAGACCGAGAGCCACGCTTTGCGAATAATGGCTTGTCGCTAAACCCGCAAGCAGGCCGAGAAGAATCTCACCGGCGAAGATGTTACCATAAAGACGCAACCCGAGAGTCAGCGTATTCGCAAACTCTTCGATGATCTTCATCGGGAGCATGAATGGAACAGGTCTTAAATAGTCTTTGGAATATTCCTTGAGCCCTTTCATCTTCACACCATAGTAGTGGGTTAAAGCAACAACCATCACGGCTAGCGTTAATGTAATGGCAGGATCGGCTGTCGGAGATTTCCACCAGAGCTCATGTCCGATTGTAATAGAGAACGGCAGCCCCAGCATATTCGACACAAATATGTACATCAGCAATGTGACACCAAGTGCCAAGAAGTTAGCCCCTGTTTTCAAATCCATTGTACTGCCGATAATATTGCGGACGAAATCCACAACCCATTCCATAAAATTCTGGGCTTTTCCGGGACGGATCGAAAGCGTTCTTGTCGTTAATATAGCAATCAATAAAACAATCACACTCGCCACAGTAATCATCAGAATGTTTGTCAGATTAAAAGTAAGACCTAGAAATTCAATAGTTCTGTATTCATGATTCAAAGGGTTTTCACCTCTCTTCCATTGATGAACGTTTAAGCTGGATAAAGGAATCTATCATAATGACAGGGTATATTGTCATTAATCCAATAATTGTACTTGCCATATGAAAATGCTCGGGATTTTTATAGGCTATAGCCGCAGCAAGAATCGCATTGCACCACCGCGCTGCGCTCCCAAGAGATCGTATGGACTTTCCTTTCTCGACGGCTCTGTCAAAAGCGTTCATCCTCCTGACGAGCAGTAAAAAATTAAACAAACTGAAAACAGTTCCCAGAATAAGGCCTAAAAAAACGGTTTTATACGCTGTTAAACCATAACCCAGTACATACACTGCCAAAATGAACAATAGATATTTGCGTTGTCTGCTAAATGTAAGCTTGGGATCGTCCATCAATTATCTGTCTCCTGATGAAAAAATAATGTCTAGCTTGGATACGGCAAAAATCAGCGGTTAACCCTAGTAGAAGACCTTTTTTGACCGGCAAAACGGGCCTGTTCGAAAAAATCATTCATCCGCAAGCCTTGCAGGGATGCTGTTTCATTCGCTTAAATAAATCCTCATAATACGGGTTTTCTGAGAGGATTTACATTGAGGATGAGGACTATAATGAAAGCTATGAAAACCTTCTCATAATACCCTCGTTTAGCATACAATAGCCCCCAACAAGTGTCAATCTGTTTAAAGTTAAAAAACTTTTTATACTGTACACCTCCACAGAATGTTCACATTTTCACCTATAATTGTATACAAACTGACCGAATATCAAATAACTGGATAAAAAAAAGAAAAC
Proteins encoded:
- the atpI gene encoding ATP synthase subunit I, producing the protein MDDPKLTFSRQRKYLLFILAVYVLGYGLTAYKTVFLGLILGTVFSLFNFLLLVRRMNAFDRAVEKGKSIRSLGSAARWCNAILAAAIAYKNPEHFHMASTIIGLMTIYPVIMIDSFIQLKRSSMEER
- a CDS encoding F0F1 ATP synthase subunit delta; this encodes MSGSAVSKRYASALFDIANESAQLNQVEEELTVVKQVFQNEKALNDVLNHPKVPAAKKKELIQNAFGSLSQSVLNTIFLLIDRHRAAIVSELADEFIKLANEARQIEDATVYSVKPLTEAEMLSLSQVFAKKAGVASLRIRNEVQTDLIGGIKVRIGNRIFDGSVSGKLQRIERQLAGENR
- the atpF gene encoding F0F1 ATP synthase subunit B; this translates as MSQLPLELGLSFNGGDILFQLLAMLILLALLKKYALGPLLNIMKQREDHIAGEITSAEEKNKEAQQLIEEQRVLLKEARQESQTLIENAKKLGEKQKEEIIQAARAESERLKEAARTEIVKEKEQAVSALREQVASLSVMIASKVIEKELDEQAQEKLIQDYLKEVGESR
- the atpE gene encoding F0F1 ATP synthase subunit C — its product is MNLIAAAIAIGLGALGAGIGNGLIVSRTVEGIARQPEAGKELRTLMFMGIALVEALPIIAVVIAFLAFFG
- the atpB gene encoding F0F1 ATP synthase subunit A, with amino-acid sequence MNHEYRTIEFLGLTFNLTNILMITVASVIVLLIAILTTRTLSIRPGKAQNFMEWVVDFVRNIIGSTMDLKTGANFLALGVTLLMYIFVSNMLGLPFSITIGHELWWKSPTADPAITLTLAVMVVALTHYYGVKMKGLKEYSKDYLRPVPFMLPMKIIEEFANTLTLGLRLYGNIFAGEILLGLLAGLATSHYSQSVALGLVGTIGAILPMLAWQAFSLFIGAIQAFIFTMLTMVYMSHKISHDH